TACCCGCCGCTGGTGCAGCTCGGCGGACTGCGGCAACCGGGAGCGCGCGCGGCGGCACTACGCACGCAAGCAGCCCTGACCGACGCCGGCTACCCCGCCGCGTGCCGGTACGACTCCTGGACGAGGTGCCACAGGTCTCGAGCTCGACGTCGTCCCCCTTCCGGCAGGAAGACCGCACGCGCGTGCGACACCGAGACGAGCGTGGGCGCCATGTACACGTACGGCAGCGCGCGCATCCGCTGCCAGAGCTTTCGGGAGCAATGGCAGGTCGAACGCCCTGACGTCGACACCCGCCCGATGGAGGTGGTCGGGCGCATCTCCCGGGCGTCGCGGCTGCTCTAACGCGGCACCCGCGAGCACTTCGCCGCGCACGACCTGCAGCCGTCGCGGAGTACGACGTGCTCGCCTCGCTACGCCGGGCAGGCCCGCCCTACCGGCTCACCGCCGGCCAGCTCGTGGCGACCCACCTGGAGAACGAGGACCGGCTGCTTGCCGGCCTCGCTCCCCGGGAGCAGGAACAGCTCACCCGGCTGCTGCGCAAACTCCTGGTCGGGCTCGGCGACCAGGGCTAGCAGGCTGCCGGCGGGGTCAGTTGGTCTGGCGCGCGAGCCAGCGGTGCAGGGCGCTCGTCAGGGCCACCGGCGCGTCCAGCTGGATCAGGTGGCCGGCGGCTTCGATCAGCTCGAGCTCCGCCCCGGGGATCGTCTCGGCGAGGCGGTGTGCGCGGTCCACGGGGATCCAGGTGTCCTCGGTGCCCCAGAGCACGCACACCGGCAGGTCGAGCGAGCCGTACCGCGGCTGGACGTCGTCGGTGTACCGCTGGTCGGCCGCCGCGATCTGCCGGTAGAACGCCGCCTGCCCCTCCGCCCCCAGCCACGGTTGCACCAGCTCGTCCAGCTGGTCGTCGGTGAGGCCGCGGTGGCTCGCGCCCGCGATGTACGCACGTACGGCCGGTTCGTGGATCGCTGCGGGCAGCGCGGTGAAGACGTCCGCGTTCTCCTTCACCAGCCGGAAGTAGTCCGAACCCCAGGGCGCGAGAGCGACCACGTCGACGAGGGCCAGCGACGCGTACTCGGCGGAGTGCAGCAGGTGGGCGCGCAGCGTCACGGCGCCGCCGTAGTCGTGCGCGACGACGTGCGGCCGGTCCAGCTCCCAGTGCTCGAGCAGTGCGGCGAACAGCTCGCCTTGTACGTCCAGCGACACGGGGTGCCCGGCGTCCTTCGACGATGTGCCGTAACCGGGCATGTCCCACAGGTAGACGGTGTACTCGCGGCTGAGCGCCTCGGCGTACGGCCGCCACAGCACCGACGACCAGGGCGTGCCGTGGCACATCACCACGGGCTCACCACTGCCCTGTCGACCCCACCGCACCCGCCGTCCGCGCCAGCCGAACTCTTCGCGCAACTCCATGCCGGGGATCGTGCCAGACATCGCAACCACTTTTCGGTGGACGTCACCCACCACACCCGCGGACACATCACCACCACAGAACGGGACCTGACCACCGTGTGCCCGCTCACCCGCCCTGCCAAGGTCGAACCGACCACAGGCGAGGAGCTGCCATGACCACCGCGACGAGCACCACCCCGACCACCCGGGCACCCAACCAAGGCAGCCGACGCCGGCAGTGATGGCTGGTCGCTCTCGGGGTCGCCTGCCTCGCCAAGGTCGTGCTCTCGCTGCCCGCCTACCTGCCGCCGGACATGCAGCCCAGCCGGATCGAACCGCGCAGCGAGTTCCACCTC
The nucleotide sequence above comes from Streptosporangiales bacterium. Encoded proteins:
- a CDS encoding alpha/beta fold hydrolase, with translation MELREEFGWRGRRVRWGRQGSGEPVVMCHGTPWSSVLWRPYAEALSREYTVYLWDMPGYGTSSKDAGHPVSLDVQGELFAALLEHWELDRPHVVAHDYGGAVTLRAHLLHSAEYASLALVDVVALAPWGSDYFRLVKENADVFTALPAAIHEPAVRAYIAGASHRGLTDDQLDELVQPWLGAEGQAAFYRQIAAADQRYTDDVQPRYGSLDLPVCVLWGTEDTWIPVDRAHRLAETIPGAELELIEAAGHLIQLDAPVALTSALHRWLARQTN